The genome window CTCATCACCTCTAACTCTCCCCTTGCTCACCTCactctagccacactggcctcaTTGCTCTTCGGGGCTCCTGTGTTTACTGCATCTTTGCCTGGAATGACCTTTCCCAGACACCCACATGATTTGCTCCCTCACCACCTTCACCTCTGCTCAAAAGTTACCCTATAGGTGAAGCTGTCccgcacattttttaaaactgcaaaCGATACCTGCTTATCATATCACCACTCCTTATCTCTCTTATCCATTTTCCCAGAAAGActcatcaacattttattttataaatattatagtaaaacttataaaattattttttttactcctGGAATACTTACTTTGTTTTCTCCCATAGGCGTATAAGCTCCAAGAAGGTGGGAAATTACATCTGttcttgttcactgctgcattCATACTACCTGATAAGTGCCTTGtatatagtaggtgttcagtaaatattcgCTGAACAGAAATAATGGCTCAGTGGGCTCTGCTTACCTAAGACAGTCATCACTGTCTTCATGAGCTTCATGGGTGTCTTCCGGCGGCTGATGGACCCACTTGTATGTGGAGACAAGATGTTGGTTTTCCTCTTGACGTACATGTAGATCCGCAGGTACACCACAACCATGATGAGGAAGGCCACGAGGTTGGACACAGTCCAGAAAACGAGGTAACTCCTGCTGTAAATGGGGGCCAGGGACGAGCAGGCAGAGATGTCACAGAGGCAGTTCCAGCCCAGGGTGGGGACCGCCCCCATAAAGATGGCAATGGCCCAGACAAATAAAATGAGCAGCGTCACCCTCTTTATGGTCAGGTTGCTGTGGACCCGCATCTTCATGATTGATATGTGCCTCTCCACAGCAATAACCAGCAGATTGGTCAGGGAGGCAGTCAAGCTGGTGTCCAGAAGCCCCTGGCGGAGAAACCAGCGATTGACAGTCAAAGTTTTTGAAACTGGGCCAGTGTTAAACATCAGGTACACGTAGGCAATTCCAGCAAAGAAATCTGCAGCAGCTAGGTTAGCCAACAGGTAGTAGAAGGGGAAATGAAACTTTCTGTTTTTGATCACTGCTGCAATGACCAgagaattggaaaagaaaataaacaggcaGAAAAACGTTCCAACACAGAAAACAATTACAAGCTTCGTTCCTGTCCACTCATCGGCAGTGTCAGTGTTGCTCCTATTATAAAAAAAGTCCATCCGCTTATCATAGTGACACTCATTCATTGTGGAGAAGAACTGAACATCctagaaagaaatttaaagaagaaatatatatcaTTCTTTGCAAAATCAATCACTAAGCCACTAATTGCCACTGCTAAGTCCCTCGTTCTGGCCAACATCTGTTAATTCTTCAGATCTCAGCATAAATGTCCCTTCCTCCACATAAATGTGACCTCCTATCACAGCATCTATCTCACAGTAACTGTTTCCCAGTCTAAGTGTTCACTCGGTGAGGCAGGGCCTATGTCTATTTGTTCATCATCATTATAGTCAAAGGACCCATATGTCCTGGCTGTTTCAGGACAGGTATTTGCTcaatggctggctggctggctgaatgaatgaatgaatgagtgaatgaacgaaTAATCATGGAAGCAGCAAAAGGTCAAATATTCTGAGTCCTGCAACACCCATTTTGCACTGCATTTACAGCACAGCATACTCACACTTTCGCCTGTGGGTTCCAGCTCATTTCTTATTTATGGCCTCTTTTCAT of Manis javanica isolate MJ-LG chromosome 4, MJ_LKY, whole genome shotgun sequence contains these proteins:
- the LPAR3 gene encoding lysophosphatidic acid receptor 3 isoform X2, whose amino-acid sequence is MNECHYDKRMDFFYNRSNTDTADEWTGTKLVIVFCVGTFFCLFIFFSNSLVIAAVIKNRKFHFPFYYLLANLAAADFFAGIAYVYLMFNTGPVSKTLTVNRWFLRQGLLDTSLTASLTNLLVIAVERHISIMKMRVHSNLTIKRVTLLILFVWAIAIFMGAVPTLGWNCLCDISACSSLAPIYSRSYLVFWTVSNLVAFLIMVVVYLRIYMYVKRKTNILSPHTSGSISRRKTPMKLMKTVMTVLGAFVVCWTPGLLVLLLDGLNCTQCGVQHVKRWFLLLALLNSVMNPIIYSYKDEDMYSTMRKMICCLSPEKNPERPSRIPSTILSRSDTGSQDAGDGVSHSAVRSDGHP
- the LPAR3 gene encoding lysophosphatidic acid receptor 3 isoform X1 translates to MVIPLHKDVQFFSTMNECHYDKRMDFFYNRSNTDTADEWTGTKLVIVFCVGTFFCLFIFFSNSLVIAAVIKNRKFHFPFYYLLANLAAADFFAGIAYVYLMFNTGPVSKTLTVNRWFLRQGLLDTSLTASLTNLLVIAVERHISIMKMRVHSNLTIKRVTLLILFVWAIAIFMGAVPTLGWNCLCDISACSSLAPIYSRSYLVFWTVSNLVAFLIMVVVYLRIYMYVKRKTNILSPHTSGSISRRKTPMKLMKTVMTVLGAFVVCWTPGLLVLLLDGLNCTQCGVQHVKRWFLLLALLNSVMNPIIYSYKDEDMYSTMRKMICCLSPEKNPERPSRIPSTILSRSDTGSQDAGDGVSHSAVRSDGHP